In a genomic window of Aeromonas veronii:
- the acpP gene encoding acyl carrier protein, with protein sequence MSNIEERVKKIIIEQLGVKEEDVKNAASFVDDLGADSLDTVELVMALEEEFDTEIPDEEAEKITTVQAAIDYITANQE encoded by the coding sequence ATGAGCAACATCGAAGAACGCGTAAAGAAAATCATCATCGAACAACTGGGTGTTAAAGAGGAAGACGTTAAGAACGCTGCCTCCTTCGTCGACGACCTGGGCGCTGACTCTTTGGATACCGTTGAACTGGTAATGGCGCTGGAAGAAGAATTCGATACCGAAATTCCTGATGAAGAAGCCGAGAAGATCACCACTGTTCAAGCGGCTATCGACTACATCACCGCTAATCAGGAATAA
- the mltG gene encoding endolytic transglycosylase MltG, whose translation MKFNRLYTLLAGAALTVAVAGGYVHYKWQQVETLTNKGPTRLFTVEKGAHAARLITELGEGETSPWAVRLWLRGHPELVAIKSGTYEIKEGAPLKETLSLFASGKEFHFSLTFVEGSRFEDWQKQLASAPYLERLTVEQSEADLAQELGIENGKLEGWFLPETYAYTTHASDLSILRRAHQDMETFLQQSWEKRQANLPYKTPYEALIMASIIEKETGQPDERAQIASVFVNRLRLGMKLQTDPTVIYGVKDRYDGNIRRSDLTDKNPYNTYVIDGLPPTPIAMPGKASIEAALNPKSTDYLYFVAKGGGAHYFSKTLDEHNRAVREYILKKP comes from the coding sequence TTGAAGTTTAATCGGCTTTACACCCTGCTCGCGGGGGCGGCACTGACTGTGGCCGTCGCTGGGGGCTATGTACATTACAAATGGCAACAGGTGGAGACGCTCACCAACAAGGGGCCAACTCGCCTCTTTACGGTGGAGAAAGGTGCCCATGCGGCGCGCCTGATCACCGAACTGGGGGAGGGTGAAACCAGCCCGTGGGCGGTGCGACTCTGGCTGCGCGGCCATCCCGAACTGGTGGCCATTAAATCGGGCACCTACGAAATCAAGGAAGGGGCCCCCCTCAAGGAGACCCTCTCCCTGTTCGCATCGGGCAAGGAGTTTCACTTTAGCCTCACCTTCGTCGAAGGCTCCCGTTTCGAGGATTGGCAGAAACAACTCGCCAGCGCCCCATATCTTGAGCGGTTGACCGTCGAGCAATCCGAAGCCGACTTGGCACAGGAGCTCGGCATCGAGAATGGCAAGCTGGAGGGGTGGTTCCTGCCCGAAACCTATGCCTATACCACCCATGCCAGCGATCTTTCGATCTTGCGCCGCGCCCATCAGGATATGGAGACCTTCCTGCAGCAGAGTTGGGAGAAACGTCAGGCCAACTTGCCTTACAAAACGCCCTATGAGGCGCTGATCATGGCCTCCATCATCGAGAAGGAGACCGGCCAGCCGGACGAGCGGGCACAGATCGCATCGGTGTTTGTCAATCGTCTGCGTCTGGGCATGAAGTTGCAGACTGATCCCACCGTCATTTACGGGGTGAAGGATCGCTACGATGGCAACATTCGCCGCAGCGATCTGACCGACAAGAACCCCTACAACACCTATGTGATTGACGGTCTGCCGCCCACGCCTATCGCCATGCCGGGCAAGGCCTCCATCGAAGCTGCGCTCAACCCCAAATCGACCGACTATCTCTACTTTGTCGCTAAGGGGGGCGGAGCCCACTATTTCTCCAAGACCCTCGATGAACACAATCGGGCGGTTCGCGAATACATATTGAAGAAACCCTAA
- the tmk gene encoding dTMP kinase — MSKFIVIEGLEGAGKSSAVRYVTDYLKRHSIDRIECTREPGGTPLAERMRAIVKEVHDERLTIEAELLLMYASRVQLVETRIKPALADGVWVVGDRHDLSSQAYQGGGRGIDAQLIGAIKQAVLGNFKPDLTLYLDIDPALGLQRARHRGELDRIELEQLSFFERTRARYLELAAKDDSIVVIDAAQTPDQVKMAIECALDHYLSNEPLCIPG, encoded by the coding sequence ATGTCTAAATTTATTGTGATCGAAGGATTGGAAGGGGCAGGGAAGAGTTCGGCCGTGCGTTATGTGACCGATTATCTAAAGCGTCACAGCATCGACCGGATTGAGTGCACCCGCGAGCCGGGTGGTACGCCGCTTGCCGAGCGGATGCGGGCCATCGTCAAAGAGGTGCACGATGAGCGCCTCACCATAGAAGCCGAACTGCTGCTGATGTATGCCTCTCGGGTACAACTGGTGGAGACTCGCATCAAGCCCGCGCTGGCCGATGGTGTCTGGGTGGTGGGGGATCGCCACGATCTCTCCTCCCAGGCCTATCAGGGCGGTGGTCGCGGTATCGATGCCCAGCTCATCGGAGCCATCAAGCAGGCGGTACTCGGCAACTTCAAGCCGGATCTCACCCTTTATCTCGATATCGATCCCGCCCTTGGCTTGCAGCGCGCTCGCCATCGCGGCGAGCTGGATCGCATCGAACTGGAGCAACTGAGCTTCTTCGAGCGTACCCGAGCGCGTTATCTCGAACTGGCCGCCAAGGATGATTCCATTGTGGTGATCGATGCGGCGCAAACGCCGGATCAGGTCAAAATGGCCATCGAGTGTGCATTGGATCACTATCTGTCGAACGAGCCGCTATGTATCCCTGGCTGA
- the fabG gene encoding 3-oxoacyl-ACP reductase FabG → MSFTDKVVLVTGASRGIGRAIAETFAARGAKVVGTATSESGAEAISAYLGDHGCGMALNVTSQESIEAVFAAIKARFGDIDILINNAGITRDNLLMRMKDDEWNEIIDTNLTSLYRLSKPVLRAMMKKRHGRIISIGSVVGTMGNAGQVNYAAAKAGLVGFTKSLAREVASRGITVNAVAPGFIETDMTRALNDDQRAGIMSQVPAARLGDPKEIAAAVVFLASDDAAYITGETLHVNGGMYMV, encoded by the coding sequence ATGAGCTTTACCGATAAGGTTGTGTTGGTGACCGGTGCCAGTCGTGGCATCGGCCGTGCGATTGCCGAAACATTTGCGGCCCGTGGCGCGAAAGTGGTTGGCACGGCGACCAGCGAAAGCGGTGCCGAGGCGATCAGCGCCTATCTGGGCGACCATGGTTGCGGCATGGCGCTGAACGTGACCAGCCAGGAATCCATCGAAGCCGTCTTCGCCGCCATCAAGGCGCGCTTTGGCGACATCGACATCCTGATCAACAACGCAGGGATAACCCGTGACAACCTGTTGATGCGGATGAAAGATGACGAGTGGAACGAGATCATCGATACCAATCTGACCTCGCTCTACCGTCTGAGCAAACCGGTGTTGCGTGCCATGATGAAGAAACGTCACGGTCGCATCATCAGCATTGGTTCCGTGGTAGGCACCATGGGCAATGCGGGTCAGGTCAACTATGCTGCCGCCAAGGCGGGTCTGGTTGGTTTTACCAAATCGTTGGCGCGGGAAGTGGCATCCCGTGGTATCACAGTGAACGCGGTTGCCCCCGGTTTCATCGAAACCGACATGACCCGTGCCCTGAATGACGATCAACGTGCTGGCATCATGAGTCAGGTGCCTGCCGCCCGTTTGGGTGATCCAAAAGAAATTGCCGCAGCTGTGGTATTCTTGGCTTCTGATGACGCAGCCTATATCACCGGCGAAACCCTGCATGTTAATGGCGGGATGTACATGGTGTAA
- the pabC gene encoding aminodeoxychorismate lyase, protein MLINGMKLDTISAHDRGLAYGDGHFTTMAVRDGHVLQWPAHLARLQQANKRLGLAELDWHLLTQEVEEMVANQPQCVAKVILTRGQGGRGYDGSGCQHTTRIVTLAPFPTHYGQWQQEGIEMVVCRQRIGDAPMLAGLKTLNRLEQVLLKSELVSRDAVEGVVLNSRGFLIEGVSANLFWRRGKTVFTPDLARGGVDGIMRRQVMAMLKQMSIELRVVEAPLESLWQAEEVWLTNTLMGVVPVNGIEDIHYPAAVLSRRLQERLVIEV, encoded by the coding sequence TTGCTTATCAATGGCATGAAGCTTGATACCATCTCGGCCCATGATCGAGGGCTGGCCTATGGAGACGGTCATTTCACCACCATGGCGGTCAGGGATGGTCACGTGTTGCAGTGGCCTGCCCACCTGGCACGGCTGCAGCAGGCCAACAAGCGGCTTGGATTGGCTGAACTGGACTGGCACCTCTTGACCCAAGAGGTTGAAGAGATGGTGGCCAACCAGCCACAATGCGTGGCCAAGGTGATCCTGACCCGCGGCCAGGGGGGGCGGGGCTATGATGGCAGCGGATGTCAGCACACAACCCGGATTGTCACTCTGGCGCCATTTCCCACTCACTATGGCCAGTGGCAACAGGAGGGGATCGAGATGGTGGTGTGCCGCCAGCGGATCGGTGATGCCCCCATGCTGGCTGGGCTTAAAACATTGAATCGTCTGGAGCAAGTGTTGCTGAAAAGCGAACTTGTCAGCCGCGATGCAGTCGAAGGAGTAGTGCTTAACAGCCGTGGTTTTCTGATTGAAGGGGTCAGTGCCAATCTGTTTTGGCGTCGGGGCAAGACGGTGTTTACGCCAGATCTCGCCCGCGGTGGTGTTGATGGCATCATGCGCCGCCAGGTGATGGCGATGCTGAAACAGATGAGTATTGAGTTGCGTGTGGTAGAGGCTCCGCTGGAGTCACTATGGCAGGCGGAAGAGGTGTGGCTCACCAATACCCTGATGGGGGTGGTGCCGGTCAATGGCATCGAGGATATCCACTATCCCGCAGCGGTATTGAGTCGCCGTTTACAGGAGCGTTTGGTCATTGAAGTTTAA
- the fabD gene encoding ACP S-malonyltransferase, with translation MTQFAIAFPGQGSQSVGMLAELAEQHAVITETFAEASQVLGYDLFALVMDGPVEDLNKTWRTQPALLTASVALWRLWQQQGGATPAVMAGHSLGEYSALVCSGALDFADAVKLVELRGLAMQEAVPEGTGAMAAIIGLDNESIAANCEKAAEGQVVSPVNFNSPGQVVIAGHKEAVERANVLMKESGAKRALPLPVSVPSHCALMKPAAEKLAAALDGIEIKVPTIAVINNVDVSCEQDPAAIKQALVRQLFSPVRWTETVERMANEGVTLEIEMGPGKVLTGLAKRIDKRVEGIHANDAASFEQALAQIK, from the coding sequence ATGACCCAATTTGCCATTGCCTTCCCGGGACAAGGTTCCCAGTCTGTTGGCATGCTGGCCGAGCTGGCCGAACAACATGCCGTGATCACGGAGACCTTCGCCGAGGCGAGCCAGGTGCTGGGTTATGACCTGTTTGCCCTGGTGATGGATGGTCCGGTTGAAGATCTGAACAAAACCTGGCGCACCCAGCCGGCGCTGCTGACGGCCTCTGTCGCCCTGTGGCGTCTGTGGCAGCAGCAGGGTGGGGCAACGCCAGCCGTGATGGCGGGCCACAGCCTGGGTGAGTACTCAGCGCTGGTATGCAGCGGTGCCCTCGATTTTGCCGATGCGGTCAAACTGGTTGAGCTGCGTGGTCTGGCCATGCAGGAAGCGGTACCGGAAGGCACTGGCGCCATGGCAGCGATCATCGGTCTGGACAATGAATCCATCGCTGCCAACTGCGAAAAAGCGGCAGAAGGGCAGGTGGTCTCTCCGGTCAACTTCAACTCCCCGGGCCAGGTGGTTATCGCTGGTCACAAAGAGGCCGTTGAGCGTGCCAACGTGCTGATGAAAGAGTCGGGCGCCAAGCGTGCACTGCCGCTGCCGGTCTCCGTACCGTCCCACTGCGCCCTGATGAAACCTGCCGCAGAAAAACTGGCAGCTGCGCTGGACGGGATCGAGATCAAGGTTCCAACCATCGCGGTCATCAATAATGTCGACGTATCCTGTGAACAGGATCCGGCCGCCATCAAGCAAGCGCTGGTACGTCAGCTGTTCAGCCCGGTTCGTTGGACCGAGACTGTCGAGCGGATGGCCAATGAGGGCGTAACCCTCGAGATCGAGATGGGACCGGGCAAAGTGTTGACCGGGCTCGCCAAGCGCATCGACAAGCGCGTGGAAGGTATTCACGCCAACGATGCCGCCTCTTTTGAGCAGGCGCTGGCCCAGATCAAGTAA
- the fabF gene encoding beta-ketoacyl-ACP synthase II — protein MSKRRVVVTGLGMLSPVGNTAESSWQALLNGQSGISLIEHFDASEFATRFAGLVKDFDPEQYGINRKDARKMDLFIQYGIAAGMQALDDSGLTINEENAERVGVAIGSGIGGLGLIEQNHDSLVNGGPRKISPFFVPSTIINMVSGHLSIMKGLQGPNIAVTTACTTGTHAIGMAGRMIAYGDADVMVAGGTEKASTAMGMGGFAAAKALSNRNDEPQKASRPWDKDRDGFVLGDGAGVLVLEEYEHAKARGAKIYAELVGFGMSGDAYHMTAPPADGNGGARAMKNAIKDAGIAPEQIGYINAHGTSTPLGDVAELRGMKSVFGEHAKSLMISSTKSMTGHLLGAAGAIEAIITVLALRDQVAPPTINLDNPDEECDLDLVPHVAKPGSFEYALSNSFGFGGTNGSLIFKRV, from the coding sequence GTGTCAAAACGCAGAGTCGTGGTGACCGGCTTGGGGATGCTTTCCCCGGTGGGTAACACTGCCGAATCCAGCTGGCAAGCACTGCTCAACGGGCAGAGCGGCATTTCCCTTATCGAACACTTTGATGCCAGCGAGTTTGCAACCCGCTTCGCAGGTCTGGTCAAGGATTTCGATCCCGAGCAATATGGTATCAACCGTAAAGATGCTCGCAAGATGGACCTCTTCATTCAATACGGCATCGCGGCCGGTATGCAGGCGCTGGATGATTCCGGCCTGACCATCAATGAAGAGAATGCCGAGCGTGTCGGCGTGGCGATTGGCTCCGGTATCGGCGGTCTGGGTCTGATTGAACAGAACCACGATAGCCTCGTTAACGGCGGCCCGCGCAAGATCAGCCCCTTCTTCGTACCCTCAACCATCATTAATATGGTGTCCGGTCATCTCTCCATCATGAAAGGTCTGCAAGGGCCGAACATTGCCGTGACCACCGCTTGTACCACAGGTACCCATGCCATCGGTATGGCGGGTCGGATGATCGCTTACGGTGATGCGGACGTAATGGTGGCCGGCGGCACTGAAAAAGCCTCCACCGCGATGGGGATGGGTGGCTTCGCAGCAGCCAAGGCACTCTCCAACCGCAACGACGAGCCGCAAAAAGCGAGCCGTCCGTGGGATAAGGATCGCGACGGTTTTGTGCTGGGTGACGGTGCCGGTGTACTGGTACTGGAAGAGTACGAACATGCCAAGGCCCGTGGCGCCAAGATCTACGCCGAGCTGGTCGGTTTTGGCATGAGCGGCGATGCCTACCACATGACTGCGCCTCCTGCTGATGGCAACGGTGGCGCTCGCGCCATGAAAAATGCCATCAAGGATGCCGGCATTGCCCCCGAGCAGATTGGTTACATCAACGCCCACGGCACCTCCACCCCGCTGGGTGACGTGGCTGAACTGCGTGGCATGAAGTCGGTGTTTGGCGAGCACGCCAAATCCCTGATGATCAGCTCCACCAAGTCCATGACCGGTCACCTGCTGGGGGCAGCCGGTGCCATCGAGGCGATCATCACAGTGTTGGCTCTGCGCGATCAGGTGGCTCCGCCCACCATCAACCTGGACAACCCGGATGAAGAGTGCGATCTGGATCTGGTGCCCCATGTGGCCAAGCCAGGCAGCTTCGAGTATGCCCTTTCCAACTCGTTTGGTTTTGGCGGCACCAATGGCTCACTGATCTTCAAACGCGTATAA